Part of the Listeria innocua genome is shown below.
GAAATGCTTTTTGGAACTACATCTGATACTTATTTAGAATTGTACAACCAAGGAATCATTGATGATAGTTTTGGTTATGATTATACACTGCAAGACAGTTTTTCCTTTGTCCTTGTTGGTGGGGATGCAAAAGACCCAGATATGCAAACAACTAAAATTATTGAGGCGATTCAAGCAGCAGCTAAAAACGGCTTAAATGAAGCGGATTTAGCTTTAGTAAAACGTAAACGTATTGGACAATTTTTACGCTCGCTTAATTCACCAGAGTTTATTGCCAACCAATTTAGCCAATATGTAATGAAATCTGCTTCTCTCTTTGATATTTTACCTTTAATGGAAACAGTTACATTAGAAGAAGTAAATAATTTTGTGAAAAACCTGGACAGTGAAGAGCGCACTACTAGTTTCCAATTGCTTCCAGAAAAATAATCGTTCTGTGTCTTTTTTACTTTTTTTTGTATAAAAAATGGCATAAATTCCTGAGTCATGCTATCATAAAAGAAATAGACTGGAAAGGGTTGCCTTTTTTTGGATAAAGATATAAAATATGCTTTTGTAACTGGAGCTAGCGGAGAAATAGGTCAAGCGATTTGTATATCACTTGCGAAAGCTGGCTGGAACTTGTATCTTCATTATCATCAAAATAAACAAGCTGTGGAGAATTTATTACCACTACTACAAGCTGAAAAAATAGATGTATTTCTTATTCAAGCTGATTTCGATGATGTTGCAAGTTTAGCAGAAATGGAAAAGCAAGTTTTTCAAGTAGATGCATTTATCCATGCAGCAGGGCATTCTCACTATGCTTTATTCCAGGATACAACAGATATAGAGACTACAAAATTATGGAATGTGCACATGTTTATGCCAATGCGTTTAATCCGCACTTTCATACCAAAGCTAATGAAAAGCAATCAAGGAAGGATTGTTTTCATCAGTTCTATATGGGGAGAAGTCGGAGCATCAATGGAAGTAGTTTATTCCACTGTAAAAGGGGCTCAAATCGCCTTTTGCCGAGCACTAAGTCAAGAATTAGGGCCTTCTGGAATAACTGTTAATGCAGTGACACCAGGAGCGGTAGAAACGAAAATGATGGATCAATTTTCAGCGAATGAAAAGGAAGAACTTCGTGAGGAAATTCCCTTGAAACGCTTTGCAAAACCTGAAGAAATTGCAGAAACTGTAGAATTTTTAATA
Proteins encoded:
- the ymfI gene encoding elongation factor P 5-aminopentanone reductase translates to MDKDIKYAFVTGASGEIGQAICISLAKAGWNLYLHYHQNKQAVENLLPLLQAEKIDVFLIQADFDDVASLAEMEKQVFQVDAFIHAAGHSHYALFQDTTDIETTKLWNVHMFMPMRLIRTFIPKLMKSNQGRIVFISSIWGEVGASMEVVYSTVKGAQIAFCRALSQELGPSGITVNAVTPGAVETKMMDQFSANEKEELREEIPLKRFAKPEEIAETVEFLISKKASYITGEVLRLNGGWLM